The Candidatus Peregrinibacteria bacterium nucleotide sequence TCTACGTACTCGAATTCTTCGTAATATACGAGTTTTGAGACATTGTATTTCTCAGTGAATCCTTTGTTTACCTTTTTTTTATGCTCATACATTCTGTATTCGATATTACTGGTAACTCCGATATAAAGTACCGTACGTGCTGCATTTGTAGTAATGTATGTGTAATATTCTTTCCTCATGTGGTGATAAAAGAGTGATTACTTCACTTCTTATGATACTTAGATCCTGAAACAAGTTCAGGATGACAA carries:
- a CDS encoding GIY-YIG nuclease family protein, with translation MRKEYYTYITTNAARTVLYIGVTSNIEYRMYEHKKKVNKGFTEKYNVSKLVYYEEFEYVDDAIFREKQLKRWHREWKENLIRTQNPHWRDLSADWNYDDAGDPETSSG